One window of the Takifugu rubripes chromosome 13, fTakRub1.2, whole genome shotgun sequence genome contains the following:
- the nadsyn1 gene encoding glutamine-dependent NAD(+) synthetase isoform X1, translating to MGRKVTVATCSLNQWALDFEGNLRRILQSIEIAKSRGAKYRLGPELEISGYGCADHFYESDTLLHSFQVLKELLESPVTEDIICDVGMPVMHHNVRYNCRVLFLNRKILLIRPKMQMANNGNYRELRWFSPWNHLRKVEDYVLPRMIQETTGQETVPFGDCVLSTKDTCIGTEICAELWSPRSPHIQMSQDGVEIFTNSSASHHELRKAESRVNLIRSATSKGGGIYLYANQKGCDGDRVYYDGCAMVAINGDIVAQGVQFSVNDVEVISATLDLEDVRSYRGRENHPHLESDPKPCYRVRVNFSLSDVDDVHLPVHQPVEWCFHTPEEEISLGPACWLWDYLRRSGQAGFLLPLSGGVDSASSACIVHSLCVLLCRAVEDGNTQVLDDVRRVVGDSTYRPTQPRELCSRIFTTCYMGSENSTEDTRTRAKDLAGEIGSTHMTINIDLAVRSILGIFSAVTGKWPQFGVNGGSRRENLALQNVQARVRMVLAYLFAQLSLWSRGRPGGLLVLGSANVDESLTGYFTKYDCSSADINPIGGISKADLKNFLFYCVETFQLSSLRGILTAPPTAELEPLKDGQVSQTDEADMKMTYSELSVIGRLRKISMCGPFSMFCKLIHLWKDLLSPVEVAQKVKHFFWMYSVNRHKMTTLTPAYHAESYSPDDNRFDLRPFLYDTRWGWQFRCIDSQVSQLETKVQNQ from the exons ATGGGACGGAAGGTGACTGTAGCGACCTGCTCTCTGAACCAGTGGGCTCTGGACTTTGAAGGAAACTTGAGGAGGATCCTGCAGA GTATTGAGATTGCAAAGTCCCGGGGAGCCAAATACAGACTGGGGCCAGAGCTGGAGATAAG TGGCTACGGCTGTGCAGACCACTTCTACGAGTCCGACACGTTGCTCCACAGCTTCCAGGTCTTGAAGGAGCTCCTGGAGTCTCCTGTCACTGAAGACATCATCTGCGATGTAGGAAT GCCCGTCATGCATCACAACGTGCGCTACAACTGCCGGGTCCTGTTCCTGAACAG AAAGATCCTGCTGATCAGACCCAAAATGCAGATGGCCAACAATGGGAACTACCGAGAGCTGCGCTGGTTCTCCCCATGGAACCACCTGAG GAAGGTTGAGGATTACGTCCTTCCTAGGATGATCCAGGAAACAACAGGACAG GAGACGGTGCCATTTGGGGATTGTGTTCTCTCCACCAAAGACACCTGCATTGGCACTGAAATCTGTGCAGAACTCTGGAGCCCAAGAAG CCCCCATATTCAGATGAGCCAGGACGGTGTTGAGATCTTCACCAATTCCTCAGCCAGCCACCACGAGCTCCGCAAAGCCGAATCTCGAGTCAACCTGATCAGGTCGGCAACCAGCAAG GGCGGAGGGATCTACCTCTACGCCAACCAGAAGGGCTGTGATGGCGACCGTGTTTACTACGACGGCTGTGCCATGGTGGCCATCAATGGAGACATTGTTGCTCAGGGGGTGCAGTTTTCTGTCAACGATGTG GAAGTGATTTCAGCTACACTTGATCTGGAGGATGTTCGCAGCTACAGGGGAAGAGAAAACCATCCACACTTG GAAAGTGATCCCAAACCTTGCTACAGGGTCAGAGTCAACTTCAGTTTGTCTGATGTAGATGACGTCCACCTGCCTGTTCACCAGCCAGTAGAATGGTGCTTCCACACACCTGAGGAAGAGATCAG TCTAGGACCGGCCTGCTGGCTGTGGGACTACCTGAGGAGGAGTGGACAG GCTGGTTTCCTGCTGCCCCtgagtgggggggtggacagCGCCTCCAGCGCCTGCATCGTGCACTCCCTCTGCGTCCTGCTGTGCCGGGCGGTGGAGGACGGCA ACACTCAGGTTCTGGACGATGTCCGCAGAGTGGTTGGAGACAGCACCTATCGCCCCACTCAGCCCAGGGAGCTGTGCAGCCGCATCTTCACCACCTGCTATATGGGCAGCGAAAACTCCACCGAGGACACGCGGACCAGGGCCAAAGACCTGGCCGGAGAGATCGGGAG CACACACATGACCATCAACATCGACCTGGCCGTCAGGAGCATCCTGGGAATCTTCTCGGCCGTCACTGGGAAGTGGCCCCAGTTTGGGGTGAACGGGGGGAGCCGGAGGGAGAACCTGGCTCTGCAGAACGTGCAG GCCAGGGTCAGGATGGTGCTGGCCTACCTGTTTGCCCAGCTGAGTCTGTGGTCCCGGGGGCGGCCAGGTGGCCTGCTGGTGCTGGGCTCCGCTAACGTGGATGAGAG TCTGACAGGATATTTCACAAAGTACGACTGTTCGAGTGCTGACATCAACCCCATCGGAGGCATCAGCAAGGCGGATCTGaagaacttcctgttttacTGCGTCGAGACCTTCCAGCTGAGCAGCCTGAGAGG catcctgaCGGCGCCACCCACCGCCGAACTGGAGCCACTCAAAGATGGACAAGTGTCCCAAACAGACGAG GCAGACATGAAGATGACCTACTCGGAGCTGTCTGTGATTGGACGGCTCAGGAAGATCTCCATGTGTGGCCCCTTCAGTATGTTCTGTAAACTCATTCACCTGTGGAAGGATCTGCTGTCACCTGTGGAG GTGGCCCAGAAGGTGAAACACTTCTTCTGGATGTATTCAGTCAACCGTCACAAGATGACAACATTGACACCGGCCTACCACGCCGAGAGCTACAGTCCCGATGACAACCGCTTTGACCTTCGACCCTTCCTCTACGACACCCGCTGGGGCTGGCAGTTCAGATGCATCGACAGCCAG GTCTCTCAGTTGGAAACCAAAGTCCAGAATCAGTAA
- the nadsyn1 gene encoding glutamine-dependent NAD(+) synthetase isoform X2: MGRKVTVATCSLNQWALDFEGNLRRILQSIEIAKSRGAKYRLGPELEISGYGCADHFYESDTLLHSFQVLKELLESPVTEDIICDVGMPVMHHNVRYNCRVLFLNRKILLIRPKMQMANNGNYRELRWFSPWNHLRKVEDYVLPRMIQETTGQETVPFGDCVLSTKDTCIGTEICAELWSPRSPHIQMSQDGVEIFTNSSASHHELRKAESRVNLIRSATSKGGGIYLYANQKGCDGDRVYYDGCAMVAINGDIVAQGVQFSVNDVEVISATLDLEDVRSYRGRENHPHLESDPKPCYRVRVNFSLSDVDDVHLPVHQPVEWCFHTPEEEISLGPACWLWDYLRRSGQAGFLLPLSGGVDSASSACIVHSLCVLLCRAVEDGNTQVLDDVRRVVGDSTYRPTQPRELCSRIFTTCYMGSENSTEDTRTRAKDLAGEIGSTHMTINIDLAVRSILGIFSAVTGKWPQFGVNGGSRRENLALQNVQARVRMVLAYLFAQLSLWSRGRPGGLLVLGSANVDESLTGYFTKYDCSSADINPIGGISKADLKNFLFYCVETFQLSSLRGILTAPPTAELEPLKDGQVSQTDEADMKMTYSELSVIGRLRKISMCGPFSMFCKLIHLWKDLLSPVEVAQKVKHFFWMYSVNRHKMTTLTPAYHAESYSPDDNRFDLRPFLYDTRWGWQFRCIDSQLETKVQNQ, from the exons ATGGGACGGAAGGTGACTGTAGCGACCTGCTCTCTGAACCAGTGGGCTCTGGACTTTGAAGGAAACTTGAGGAGGATCCTGCAGA GTATTGAGATTGCAAAGTCCCGGGGAGCCAAATACAGACTGGGGCCAGAGCTGGAGATAAG TGGCTACGGCTGTGCAGACCACTTCTACGAGTCCGACACGTTGCTCCACAGCTTCCAGGTCTTGAAGGAGCTCCTGGAGTCTCCTGTCACTGAAGACATCATCTGCGATGTAGGAAT GCCCGTCATGCATCACAACGTGCGCTACAACTGCCGGGTCCTGTTCCTGAACAG AAAGATCCTGCTGATCAGACCCAAAATGCAGATGGCCAACAATGGGAACTACCGAGAGCTGCGCTGGTTCTCCCCATGGAACCACCTGAG GAAGGTTGAGGATTACGTCCTTCCTAGGATGATCCAGGAAACAACAGGACAG GAGACGGTGCCATTTGGGGATTGTGTTCTCTCCACCAAAGACACCTGCATTGGCACTGAAATCTGTGCAGAACTCTGGAGCCCAAGAAG CCCCCATATTCAGATGAGCCAGGACGGTGTTGAGATCTTCACCAATTCCTCAGCCAGCCACCACGAGCTCCGCAAAGCCGAATCTCGAGTCAACCTGATCAGGTCGGCAACCAGCAAG GGCGGAGGGATCTACCTCTACGCCAACCAGAAGGGCTGTGATGGCGACCGTGTTTACTACGACGGCTGTGCCATGGTGGCCATCAATGGAGACATTGTTGCTCAGGGGGTGCAGTTTTCTGTCAACGATGTG GAAGTGATTTCAGCTACACTTGATCTGGAGGATGTTCGCAGCTACAGGGGAAGAGAAAACCATCCACACTTG GAAAGTGATCCCAAACCTTGCTACAGGGTCAGAGTCAACTTCAGTTTGTCTGATGTAGATGACGTCCACCTGCCTGTTCACCAGCCAGTAGAATGGTGCTTCCACACACCTGAGGAAGAGATCAG TCTAGGACCGGCCTGCTGGCTGTGGGACTACCTGAGGAGGAGTGGACAG GCTGGTTTCCTGCTGCCCCtgagtgggggggtggacagCGCCTCCAGCGCCTGCATCGTGCACTCCCTCTGCGTCCTGCTGTGCCGGGCGGTGGAGGACGGCA ACACTCAGGTTCTGGACGATGTCCGCAGAGTGGTTGGAGACAGCACCTATCGCCCCACTCAGCCCAGGGAGCTGTGCAGCCGCATCTTCACCACCTGCTATATGGGCAGCGAAAACTCCACCGAGGACACGCGGACCAGGGCCAAAGACCTGGCCGGAGAGATCGGGAG CACACACATGACCATCAACATCGACCTGGCCGTCAGGAGCATCCTGGGAATCTTCTCGGCCGTCACTGGGAAGTGGCCCCAGTTTGGGGTGAACGGGGGGAGCCGGAGGGAGAACCTGGCTCTGCAGAACGTGCAG GCCAGGGTCAGGATGGTGCTGGCCTACCTGTTTGCCCAGCTGAGTCTGTGGTCCCGGGGGCGGCCAGGTGGCCTGCTGGTGCTGGGCTCCGCTAACGTGGATGAGAG TCTGACAGGATATTTCACAAAGTACGACTGTTCGAGTGCTGACATCAACCCCATCGGAGGCATCAGCAAGGCGGATCTGaagaacttcctgttttacTGCGTCGAGACCTTCCAGCTGAGCAGCCTGAGAGG catcctgaCGGCGCCACCCACCGCCGAACTGGAGCCACTCAAAGATGGACAAGTGTCCCAAACAGACGAG GCAGACATGAAGATGACCTACTCGGAGCTGTCTGTGATTGGACGGCTCAGGAAGATCTCCATGTGTGGCCCCTTCAGTATGTTCTGTAAACTCATTCACCTGTGGAAGGATCTGCTGTCACCTGTGGAG GTGGCCCAGAAGGTGAAACACTTCTTCTGGATGTATTCAGTCAACCGTCACAAGATGACAACATTGACACCGGCCTACCACGCCGAGAGCTACAGTCCCGATGACAACCGCTTTGACCTTCGACCCTTCCTCTACGACACCCGCTGGGGCTGGCAGTTCAGATGCATCGACAGCCAG TTGGAAACCAAAGTCCAGAATCAGTAA